From the genome of Photobacterium sp. TLY01:
CTGAAACATAATTCAGCATCTGAATGGAAACAAAGATCAGGCTGTACTGAGCAACGGCATAAAATATCATCAGGATGACAGGTAAAAGAAATATCGTTTCCAGTGCTGCAGAGCCCTGCTGTTTTATTCGTTTGATCCTGAATCGATTTTTTCTTATAGAATCCATAACGATACAACCACCCCAACCAACAGGCTTGGTACAAAGGGAGCTTCTTTCTGGCCGCGGGCAAACAACCACCAGTACACTGCGAAGCAGACAAATGAATATAAAAGAACATCCAGCATCTGAGTGAAAGACAATGTGAATGCCATGATTAACAGTATCTTCACGTCAGATGCACCAAACACATTCTTCACAAAACCAGGGAACGTTATCAAACTCACTAATAGAATTGAAATGAAAGTCTCATCAAAATCAACATTTGATATTAGTAAATAATAAAGAACAGAAATACATAGCATTGTGACAATGAGATAATTTGACACTTTCCTTTCATATATATCTTGGACAGCACAAAATAATAATATGACAACCAAGACACTCATTAGCACTTGATTAGTTACCTCAAGGGGCAGCACTAATAGCTGAGTTTAATTTTCCTGCTGCTGAAGTGAACACATCATCCAAACTTAGCAAACTTATTGCACCAACAACCACAGCCGCAATCAACACATACTCAATCGCAGAAGCACCTTTCTCTTCTTTGATCAGGCGATGAATAAAGTTCGTTGTGTGAATCCAGGCTAATACGAAATACTTCATGGAACATCCCTCACTCTGGTTAAGCATTCTTGTAGAATAGTTTTTCTCTTCTATGTCTCAAATATTAGATACTGTACAAATTTTGTGTGAAAAAATTATTGTCTCAGTTGAACTTTTTTTTCATAAGCACTGTGTTTTTTATCTGATCCAGGCTTAATAAAATGTAATTCGTCAATAAGATGACGCACCCTGCTTATCCTATCGCCTGCCGGTTTTCTGGCAGTTTCTCTGCCATATCAGCCTGTTGTCCGTTTTCTTCGCGCGGTTCGGGCGCCGGGTCATAATGTGCGAACTGGCGTTTTCCCTTTCGCTTGGCCTGATACATGGCAGAATCGGCTCGCTTGAGCAGCGCCGTTGCATCTTTCGCGTGCACCGGGTATCGGGCAATGCCGATACTGGCAGAAACACGACACTGGTTATCACCAAAATTAAAAGGCACGGTCAGGGTGTGCAGTAGTTTTTCTGCAATGGTTTCCATTCTGAACGTCAATTCTTCGTCGTTATCCCCCCAGGTGAGTATGGGCGGATCACGACGCTCAGACTCATCGTATTCTAAAACACTGTCTTGAGTGGGTTTCTTAATTTTCACTGCGTATTCACCTAACGGCACCCAGACGACAAATTCGTCGCCGCCCAGACGAAAGACTTCATCTTCCACCCTGAGACAACCACGCATCCGTTTGGAAGCATGCTGCAGCAAAGCATCACCCACATCGTGGCCCAGCGTGTCGTTGACCTGCTTAAAACCATCCAGGTCGATAAACATCAGGCCGAATACTTTATTCTCGACATCCGGTGCAGCAAAGGCGGCTTTGAGCACCCGGTTCAGTGCCCGTGTGTTGGGCAAGCCCGTCAGTTTGTCCTGCAAGGCTGCCTGTTCCATCTGGCGCTGCCGTTCAATGACATCTGAAATATCCCGCTGGGTGCCAATCAGGCGCGACGCGTCATTGACTAACCCCTGTACCACCAACTCCAGCACTCTGGGTTGTCCATCCAGCGGATCGATCATGTCGATGAGCAGTGTCTGTTGCTTATTTTTACCCGCGATCTGTTTCAGCAGTACCACTTTGTCGCCGTCGCCACTTTTCAAGCGCGACACCCAGTCTGTCAATGCCAGTTTGCTGCCGACACGAATACCGTAGAGATCATACAGATAAGGGCTCCATTGCAGGGTGTCGGAATTCACGTCCCATTCCCACACGCCAATCCCTGCCACAGAGGTTGCCAGACTCATTCTTTGATTGGCGCGGGCAAGTTCACGGTGAACGCGGGAACGACGGTTGTGCTGTTTCCACAACAAGCTGACCACAGACAATAACAATGCCGCCAGTACCAAACCTGTCAGTACCAGCCAGAAGAAAGGAAAATTGACATGAAGCGAAAATAGATCTCCCCATACCGATGTGAGATCGGACA
Proteins encoded in this window:
- a CDS encoding prepilin peptidase, which translates into the protein MSVLVVILLFCAVQDIYERKVSNYLIVTMLCISVLYYLLISNVDFDETFISILLVSLITFPGFVKNVFGASDVKILLIMAFTLSFTQMLDVLLYSFVCFAVYWWLFARGQKEAPFVPSLLVGVVVSLWIL
- a CDS encoding Flp family type IVb pilin yields the protein MKYFVLAWIHTTNFIHRLIKEEKGASAIEYVLIAAVVVGAISLLSLDDVFTSAAGKLNSAISAAP
- a CDS encoding GGDEF domain-containing protein gives rise to the protein MNSLEFFLSSVLNGIGSLSDLTSVWGDLFSLHVNFPFFWLVLTGLVLAALLLSVVSLLWKQHNRRSRVHRELARANQRMSLATSVAGIGVWEWDVNSDTLQWSPYLYDLYGIRVGSKLALTDWVSRLKSGDGDKVVLLKQIAGKNKQQTLLIDMIDPLDGQPRVLELVVQGLVNDASRLIGTQRDISDVIERQRQMEQAALQDKLTGLPNTRALNRVLKAAFAAPDVENKVFGLMFIDLDGFKQVNDTLGHDVGDALLQHASKRMRGCLRVEDEVFRLGGDEFVVWVPLGEYAVKIKKPTQDSVLEYDESERRDPPILTWGDNDEELTFRMETIAEKLLHTLTVPFNFGDNQCRVSASIGIARYPVHAKDATALLKRADSAMYQAKRKGKRQFAHYDPAPEPREENGQQADMAEKLPENRQAIG